In Candidatus Binataceae bacterium, a genomic segment contains:
- the lon gene encoding endopeptidase La — protein sequence MADKPKTEKRFELEEDLSKIEIPGVLPVLPLRGIVIFPNQIHPFLVSRPSSLKLIEDVGQAQKVIALAAQKNPEEENPAPEGLYARGSAVQILKMLRYPDQSVRVLVQGLARIELSDFTQSTPYFIAHATRLAELVSPAKEVDALQAHLVNQFSKFVSLVPYLPDELQARAMKVTEPGRLTDMVASYLKIAVEEAQDLIATLDVRARLEKLIAILGREIELLELGHKIQSQVQTELNKNQREYYLRQQLKAIQKELGEGDTRSSEIEELEKKIEEAKMPPEAQKVADKELDRLKMIPPESAEHTVVRTYLDWLVGVPWSVSTEDNLDIANARKVLDEDHYDLNKIKERILEFLAVRKLKKDSKGPILCFVGPPGTGKTSLGRSIARALGRKFVRLSLGGIRDEAEIRGHRRTYIGSLPGRIIQGLRNAGSNNPLFILDEVDKLGMDFRGDPASALLEVLDPEQNSTFQDHYLDVQFDLSKVLFLTTANILDPIPPALRDRMEVLELPGYTEEEKLQIAERHLIPKQKIENGLGDSNIEFTLEAAAEIIRSYTREAGLRNLEREIARVFRKVARAMTEGEQVPEKIVGADIAKYLGPPKFFSEVAELANEPGIATGLVWTPNGGDILFIESTRMAGTKQLTLTGSLGDVMKESAQAALSYVRSHAETLGVASDFFEKSDIHVHVPAGGIPKDGPSGGVTLAASIASLLSGRPVRSDIAMTGEITLRGKVLPVGGIKEKVLAARRAGIKTIILPKRNERDLEDIPAEVRAELTFKFVDTVDEVLNLALRNGSSELASTAAVPPERTVLN from the coding sequence ATGGCGGATAAACCGAAGACGGAGAAGCGCTTCGAACTCGAGGAAGACTTAAGCAAGATCGAGATTCCGGGCGTTCTGCCGGTACTGCCGCTGCGCGGTATCGTAATTTTCCCCAACCAGATTCATCCCTTCCTGGTCTCGCGGCCCTCGTCGCTCAAGCTCATCGAGGATGTCGGCCAGGCGCAGAAAGTTATCGCGCTGGCCGCACAAAAGAACCCGGAAGAGGAAAACCCCGCGCCCGAGGGACTCTACGCGCGCGGCAGCGCGGTACAAATTCTCAAGATGCTGCGCTACCCGGACCAGAGCGTGCGTGTTCTGGTGCAGGGGCTGGCGCGAATCGAGCTGAGCGATTTTACCCAGAGTACTCCCTATTTCATCGCGCACGCGACCCGGCTCGCGGAGCTGGTATCACCCGCCAAAGAGGTCGACGCGCTCCAGGCGCATCTGGTGAACCAATTCTCTAAGTTTGTGTCCCTGGTACCGTACCTGCCGGACGAATTGCAGGCGCGGGCGATGAAGGTGACCGAACCGGGTCGGCTTACAGACATGGTGGCGTCGTACCTCAAGATCGCAGTCGAGGAGGCGCAGGACTTGATCGCGACGCTTGACGTGCGCGCGCGGCTTGAAAAGCTGATCGCGATCCTCGGGCGAGAAATCGAATTGCTGGAACTTGGGCACAAGATCCAGTCCCAGGTACAAACCGAGTTAAACAAAAACCAGCGCGAGTACTACCTGCGCCAGCAGCTCAAGGCGATCCAGAAAGAACTCGGCGAAGGCGACACGCGTTCGTCCGAAATCGAGGAACTCGAGAAGAAAATCGAGGAGGCCAAGATGCCTCCCGAGGCGCAGAAGGTGGCCGACAAGGAACTCGATCGTCTGAAGATGATTCCGCCCGAGTCGGCGGAGCACACCGTAGTTCGCACCTATCTCGATTGGCTGGTCGGTGTGCCGTGGAGCGTTTCGACCGAAGACAATCTCGACATCGCCAACGCGCGCAAAGTCCTCGACGAAGACCACTATGATCTGAACAAGATCAAAGAGCGCATTCTCGAGTTCCTTGCGGTGCGCAAGCTCAAGAAGGACAGCAAGGGCCCGATTTTGTGCTTCGTTGGACCGCCCGGGACCGGCAAGACTTCGCTCGGCCGCTCGATCGCGCGGGCGCTCGGGCGCAAATTCGTCCGCCTGTCGCTCGGTGGGATCCGCGACGAAGCGGAAATTCGGGGTCATCGCCGGACCTATATCGGTTCGCTGCCGGGCCGCATCATCCAGGGCTTGCGCAACGCCGGATCAAACAACCCGCTGTTCATTCTCGACGAGGTGGACAAGCTCGGAATGGACTTCCGCGGCGATCCGGCTTCAGCGCTACTGGAGGTGCTCGATCCCGAACAGAACAGCACCTTTCAGGACCACTATCTCGATGTCCAATTTGATCTGTCCAAGGTCCTGTTTTTGACCACGGCGAATATCCTCGATCCGATTCCCCCGGCTCTGCGCGACCGCATGGAAGTGCTGGAGTTGCCCGGCTACACCGAAGAAGAAAAGCTCCAGATCGCGGAACGGCACCTGATTCCCAAGCAGAAGATCGAAAACGGTCTCGGCGACAGCAACATCGAATTCACCCTCGAAGCCGCCGCCGAGATAATCCGCAGTTACACCCGCGAGGCGGGCCTGCGCAATCTGGAACGCGAGATCGCCCGCGTCTTTCGCAAGGTGGCGCGCGCCATGACCGAAGGCGAGCAGGTGCCCGAGAAAATCGTGGGTGCCGACATCGCAAAGTATCTTGGTCCGCCCAAGTTTTTCTCGGAAGTCGCCGAACTCGCCAACGAACCCGGGATCGCGACCGGCCTGGTGTGGACGCCGAACGGCGGCGACATCCTATTTATCGAGAGCACCCGGATGGCGGGGACCAAACAGCTTACGCTTACTGGCTCGCTCGGTGACGTGATGAAGGAATCGGCGCAGGCGGCGCTGTCCTACGTACGCTCGCATGCCGAAACGCTCGGCGTTGCGAGCGACTTCTTCGAGAAATCCGACATTCACGTGCACGTTCCGGCCGGGGGTATTCCCAAAGACGGTCCGTCGGGCGGGGTCACACTCGCCGCCTCGATCGCTTCGCTGCTCAGCGGACGTCCGGTGCGTTCGGATATCGCGATGACCGGTGAGATTACCCTGCGCGGCAAGGTTCTGCCGGTAGGCGGAATCAAGGAGAAAGTCCTGGCCGCTCGTCGCGCCGGCATCAAGACGATAATCTTGCCCAAACGCAACGAGCGCGACCTGGAAGACATTCCCGCCGAGGTGCGCGCCGAACTCACTTTCAAATTCGTGGATACCGTGGACGAGGTGCTCAACCTCGCGCTGCGCAACGGTAGCTCGGAGCTGGCCTCGACCGCAGCGGTGCCGCCCGAGCGCACGGTACTCAACTAG
- a CDS encoding HAD family hydrolase: protein MANYEFKAIVLDLFDTIVTWNPAGLESMNWRGREIRTTMPLLFPVLSEVLGDRFDQTGFMEAHYDVYQEISAERAGTEIEITCHERFLRTLKRIDCAATLDDSELIELAELLRKTHMARVRAVTKAPAQRIAAVRRLNTRFRLGLLSNFDDSATGYEIIADTGLRELFEIIVISAEFRLRKPHTALFQRVLDTLNLQPREVLFVGDTAHEDVAGAKRAGIPVAWINKHQQPFPEGIPPPEITIGDLTELPALLGC from the coding sequence GTGGCTAACTACGAATTCAAGGCAATCGTACTCGACCTGTTCGACACAATCGTGACCTGGAATCCGGCCGGCCTGGAGTCGATGAATTGGCGCGGCCGCGAGATTCGGACCACCATGCCGCTGCTGTTTCCGGTGCTCAGCGAGGTGCTCGGCGACCGCTTCGACCAGACTGGGTTCATGGAGGCGCACTACGACGTCTATCAGGAGATTTCTGCGGAGCGCGCCGGTACCGAGATAGAAATAACTTGCCACGAGCGGTTTCTGCGGACCTTGAAACGCATCGATTGCGCCGCGACACTCGATGACTCCGAGTTGATCGAGCTGGCCGAACTGCTGCGCAAGACTCACATGGCGCGGGTGCGCGCGGTTACCAAAGCGCCAGCGCAGAGAATCGCGGCGGTTCGCCGCCTCAACACGCGGTTCAGGCTTGGCCTGCTCTCAAACTTCGACGACTCCGCCACGGGCTACGAGATAATCGCCGACACCGGGCTTCGCGAGCTGTTCGAAATAATCGTCATCTCGGCCGAGTTCCGCCTGCGCAAACCACACACCGCCCTGTTCCAGCGAGTTCTGGACACGCTGAATCTGCAACCGCGCGAAGTGCTGTTCGTGGGCGACACCGCGCACGAGGACGTGGCCGGCGCGAAACGGGCGGGAATACCGGTCGCCTGGATCAACAAGCATCAGCAGCCGTTTCCGGAGGGAATCCCGCCACCGGAAATTACCATCGGTGATTTGACCGAGTTGCCCGCCCTGCTTGGCTGCTGA
- the glgA gene encoding glycogen synthase GlgA — protein sequence MKIAIVAAEISPWAKVGGLADVIGALPAAFRRAGAEPAVILPGYSSILSNLSAKQVGTLMTVYVGVDAHQFRVLQTRDAEGVPLYLIDHPGFFARDGVYGERGSDYPDNLRRFIFFGKAAAATIADLVRPDVVHAHDWHAAVAPIVLRADPGLHQRTRGAIVAYTLHNLAFQGIYDVGDFPLLGIDWSYFAMEYLEFYGRMNLMKGAAMLADGVSTVSPTYAHEVASDPERGFGLEGVLRHKGDRFVGILNGADYREWDPQGDSLIAAKYGPKHPAGKRLCNRDLRSSVRLAERACPLIGMITRMTAQKGCDLLRDALEDLMALDLQLVMLASGDPALELFFRAAEKRFSENLRVLTKFDNAAAHRIQAGADALLMPSRFEPCGLTQMYALRYGTTPIVRATGGLRDTVAEFDRSPGSGNGFVFEDYTTHALVGAVQRMKAAFADSRGWRRLMQNCFAADFSWDRAARDYLTWFERLEGQRATQVA from the coding sequence ATGAAGATTGCGATCGTAGCCGCCGAGATCTCCCCCTGGGCCAAGGTCGGAGGTCTCGCCGATGTGATCGGTGCTTTGCCCGCTGCCTTCAGACGAGCGGGCGCTGAGCCCGCGGTCATCCTGCCCGGATATTCCTCCATTCTGAGCAACCTTTCCGCAAAGCAGGTGGGCACGTTGATGACGGTGTACGTCGGCGTCGACGCGCATCAATTTCGCGTGCTGCAAACCAGAGACGCCGAAGGTGTCCCGCTCTACTTGATCGACCATCCGGGGTTCTTCGCCCGTGACGGAGTCTACGGCGAACGTGGAAGCGACTACCCGGACAATCTGCGGCGCTTCATCTTCTTCGGCAAGGCGGCCGCCGCGACGATTGCGGACCTGGTTCGGCCCGACGTGGTCCACGCGCACGATTGGCACGCGGCAGTTGCGCCCATCGTACTTCGTGCCGACCCCGGTCTTCATCAGCGAACGCGAGGTGCGATCGTCGCATACACACTCCACAATCTCGCGTTCCAGGGCATTTACGATGTCGGAGACTTCCCGCTGCTCGGCATCGATTGGTCTTACTTCGCGATGGAATATCTCGAGTTCTATGGCCGCATGAACCTGATGAAGGGCGCGGCGATGCTGGCGGACGGAGTGTCCACCGTGAGCCCTACTTACGCGCACGAGGTCGCGTCGGATCCTGAACGAGGCTTTGGGCTCGAAGGGGTTTTACGGCACAAGGGCGATCGGTTTGTGGGAATTCTGAATGGGGCCGACTATCGCGAATGGGATCCGCAGGGCGACAGCCTGATCGCAGCCAAGTACGGTCCGAAACACCCTGCCGGCAAGCGGCTTTGTAATCGTGACCTGCGCAGTTCGGTGCGGCTGGCCGAACGCGCCTGTCCGCTGATTGGAATGATCACCCGCATGACTGCGCAGAAAGGCTGCGACCTGCTGCGCGACGCGCTCGAGGACCTCATGGCGCTCGACCTGCAACTGGTCATGCTCGCCAGCGGCGATCCGGCACTCGAGCTATTCTTTCGCGCGGCCGAAAAACGCTTCTCGGAAAACCTGCGTGTGCTGACCAAATTCGACAACGCCGCTGCCCATCGAATCCAAGCCGGTGCCGATGCTTTGCTCATGCCGTCACGCTTCGAGCCGTGCGGTCTTACCCAGATGTATGCGCTCAGGTACGGCACGACCCCGATCGTGCGCGCAACCGGCGGACTGCGTGACACCGTCGCCGAATTCGATCGCAGCCCGGGCTCGGGAAACGGTTTTGTCTTCGAGGACTACACGACCCATGCATTGGTCGGAGCGGTGCAGAGAATGAAGGCGGCGTTCGCCGACTCCCGAGGGTGGCGGCGCCTGATGCAAAATTGCTTCGCGGCGGACTTTTCCTGGGATCGTGCGGCGCGCGACTATCTCACATGGTTCGAGCGGCTTGAGGGACAGCGCGCCACACAGGTGGCTTGA
- a CDS encoding TIGR00725 family protein: MIAVIGAGSAPAAALKLAYEVGREIARRGATLINGGRSGVMEAAAAGARKLGGRTIGILPGYDRSTANRHIEFAIATGMGEARNAIIVASADAIIALAGEGGTLAEIGFAMKMKRPIVALQSWLEIPRLHRANTPADAVALALRLAGRRAG; encoded by the coding sequence GTGATAGCCGTCATCGGCGCCGGCTCTGCCCCGGCGGCAGCCTTAAAGCTCGCTTATGAGGTCGGGCGCGAGATTGCCCGGCGGGGCGCGACCCTGATCAACGGCGGGCGGTCGGGAGTGATGGAGGCGGCGGCGGCTGGTGCGCGCAAGCTGGGCGGTCGTACCATCGGCATTCTGCCTGGCTACGACCGCTCTACGGCAAACCGGCATATAGAATTTGCGATCGCGACCGGGATGGGAGAGGCGCGCAATGCTATTATCGTGGCCAGCGCCGATGCCATCATCGCACTGGCCGGCGAAGGTGGTACGCTCGCCGAGATTGGCTTCGCCATGAAGATGAAACGCCCGATCGTCGCTTTGCAATCGTGGCTCGAGATTCCGCGCTTGCACCGCGCCAACACTCCAGCCGATGCGGTAGCGCTCGCACTCAGACTGGCGGGCCGTCGCGCAGGATAG
- a CDS encoding DUF2203 domain-containing protein has translation MSNQSFQKLFSPEEANELIPRLELLIREMQVALKTLRARVAALAVNDDRLVNLTLPEIIERYPELRGPGEAMAEAVSQIESLGCFLKDVDQGLVDFPFDNGGEVAFLCWQSGEPSLIAWHSIDVGFSGRQPLPGAPKPYLN, from the coding sequence TTGTCGAATCAAAGTTTTCAGAAGCTCTTCAGTCCGGAAGAAGCCAATGAACTCATTCCGAGGCTGGAATTGCTGATTCGCGAGATGCAGGTGGCGCTCAAGACCTTGCGCGCGCGGGTTGCGGCGCTGGCGGTCAATGACGATCGTCTGGTCAATCTCACGCTGCCGGAAATCATCGAGCGCTATCCCGAGCTACGTGGACCAGGAGAAGCGATGGCGGAGGCGGTTTCGCAAATCGAATCGCTCGGCTGCTTCCTGAAGGACGTCGATCAGGGTCTGGTCGATTTTCCGTTCGACAACGGAGGGGAAGTGGCGTTCCTCTGCTGGCAATCCGGGGAACCAAGCCTGATCGCCTGGCACAGCATCGACGTCGGTTTCTCTGGGCGCCAGCCGTTGCCGGGCGCCCCCAAGCCGTACCTAAATTGA
- a CDS encoding enoyl-CoA hydratase/isomerase family protein has translation MPGLVLRDDRDGLTTLTLNRPDKLNALNVEMFVELRGHIDEISERTDRVGLVVIRGAGKGFSAGNDLGGIAAGQRPPKVNYQSETVERLAMLPQPVISAVHGVCYTGALELALAGDLIFAAESARFADTHARWALTPIWGMSQRLPRRIGAYKAREMMFTCRPYTGAEALAMGLANMCVPDAVFEVELQSLAATILANSWFSHRGNKRLLLETDGMPLKAGLAHEVYRHPGVGPDMQERIAAFTNKNRRA, from the coding sequence ATGCCAGGACTAGTACTCCGTGACGACCGGGACGGATTGACGACCTTGACGCTGAATCGTCCCGACAAGCTGAACGCCTTGAACGTGGAGATGTTCGTCGAGCTGCGCGGTCATATCGATGAGATTTCAGAGCGGACCGATCGCGTGGGACTGGTGGTGATTCGCGGTGCGGGAAAGGGTTTTTCTGCGGGGAACGATCTCGGCGGCATCGCCGCCGGTCAGCGGCCGCCAAAGGTGAACTATCAATCCGAGACCGTGGAGCGCCTGGCGATGCTGCCGCAGCCGGTGATTTCGGCAGTCCACGGGGTTTGTTACACCGGGGCGCTTGAGCTGGCGCTGGCCGGCGACCTTATCTTCGCCGCAGAATCGGCCCGGTTCGCGGATACTCATGCACGGTGGGCGCTGACTCCAATCTGGGGAATGAGCCAGCGACTGCCGCGGCGCATCGGTGCCTACAAAGCGCGCGAGATGATGTTCACCTGCCGCCCATACACCGGAGCGGAAGCGCTCGCGATGGGACTCGCAAACATGTGCGTTCCCGATGCGGTATTCGAGGTCGAGTTGCAGTCTCTGGCCGCAACCATTCTGGCTAACTCCTGGTTCAGCCATCGTGGAAACAAGCGCTTGCTGCTCGAGACCGACGGCATGCCGCTTAAGGCCGGCCTCGCCCATGAGGTTTACCGTCACCCCGGGGTCGGTCCCGACATGCAGGAGCGGATAGCCGCGTTTACCAACAAGAACCGACGCGCATGA
- a CDS encoding DUF4149 domain-containing protein — protein sequence MMIALFVYLLSLACWLGGIVFFSFFTAPAVFGSGIPLPEAGKVISTIFPRYYLLGYVAGIVALLLALYFTAARPARFAWGATAIFLAVALGLTFYAGAVVRPRVDAIRTVAEESTPDPARKAEFDRLHRLSVYLNGAALLLNLAALAGTAGALTPRG from the coding sequence ATGATGATCGCACTGTTTGTTTATCTGCTCAGCCTGGCATGTTGGCTCGGAGGTATAGTTTTCTTTTCCTTTTTCACGGCCCCTGCCGTGTTCGGTTCCGGGATTCCGCTGCCCGAGGCGGGCAAGGTAATCAGCACCATCTTTCCGCGCTACTACCTGCTCGGGTATGTTGCGGGAATCGTTGCGCTCCTGCTGGCGCTCTATTTCACGGCCGCCCGACCGGCGCGGTTCGCGTGGGGAGCGACGGCCATTTTCCTGGCGGTCGCGTTGGGCCTCACCTTCTATGCGGGCGCGGTCGTACGGCCGCGGGTCGATGCGATTCGGACGGTGGCTGAAGAGTCGACTCCTGACCCCGCGCGTAAGGCCGAGTTTGATCGGCTGCACCGGCTCTCGGTTTATCTCAACGGCGCGGCGCTACTTTTGAATCTGGCTGCGCTCGCAGGCACGGCGGGAGCGCTGACGCCGCGTGGCTAA